One part of the Mytilus trossulus isolate FHL-02 chromosome 11, PNRI_Mtr1.1.1.hap1, whole genome shotgun sequence genome encodes these proteins:
- the LOC134690076 gene encoding uncharacterized protein LOC134690076 — MSKEKSFLTLFTSWDSDKEKYLCRNNTINNWNRLHENITSILFTNDSDLSRRVSSMNWKVLPVTKVGATGVPVLKDLFYASFAAQDSEFYAYANGDILFTNDLIDTIKAVIRSNIGDAEDLLFIGKRYDVRHVSADEAINLDRLKETVIDRGQLHNAWGIDYFIMRKSYPLQDYPDLVIGRPLVDTYLVSEAVNRPRSHVVDITKTSPTVHQVTLPGSAGIREGMSKLDNLYNFKLLENETWNQFSGLTVCAPYFTTISSNMKIRIKKRGSEAMFKRCRITNKHSTGLFTNYKEEPDFHNKQEDVV; from the exons ATGTCAAAAGAAAAGTCCTTTTTGACTTTATTTACTTCTTGGGATTCGGACAAAGAAAAATATCTGTGTCGaaacaatacaataaacaaCTGGAATCGGTTACATGAAAATATCACaagtattttatttacaaacgaCTCTGATTTGTCTCGCCGAGTTTCTTCAATGAATTGGAAAGTTCTTCCCGTGACAAAGGTCGGCGCAACAGGAGTGCCCGTTTTAAAGGATTTGTTCTATGCCAGCTTTGCTGCGCAAGATTCTGAGTTCTATGCATATGCAAACGGTGacattctttttacaaatgatttaaTCGATACTATAAAAGCTGTAATTCGATCAAATATCGGAGATGCCGAAGACTTACTTTTTATAGGAAAACGTTATGATGTGCGGCATGTCAGTGCAGACGAAGCAATCAATTTAGAcagactgaaagaaacagtgaTAGACAGGGGACAGCTACATAATGCTTGGGGGATCGATTATTTTATAATGAGAAAATCTTATCCACTTCAGGATTATCCTGATCTGGTTATTGGAAGACCACTTGTCGACACATACCTCGTATCAGAGGCTGTGAACCGTCCACGTAGTCATGTGGTTGACATTACGAAAACGTCGCCAACTGTCCACCAGGTGACACTCCCTGGTTCGGCAGGCATTAGAGAAGGGATGTCTAAATTGGATAATCTCTATAATTTCAAATTACTTGAGAATGAGACATGGAATCAATTTAGTGGATTGACTGTATGTGCTCCATATTTTACAACTATAAGCAGTAACATGAAAATAAGGATAAAAAAGAGAGGATCCGAAGCCATGTTTAAAAGATGCCGCATTacaaataaacat TCAACAGGACTCTTCACCAATTATAAAGAAGAGCCAGACTTTCATAacaaacaagaagatgtggtatga